A window from Pseudomonas campi encodes these proteins:
- a CDS encoding NYN domain-containing protein, with protein MASAAPKPRQQKHLAVLIDADNASAAIVEGLFEEIAKFGIASVKRIYGDWTLPNLGGWKKVLLEYSIQPMQQFAYTTGKNATDSSLIIDAMDLLYTRRFDGFCLVSSDSDFTRLAARLREEGLEVIGFGEQKTPKPFVSACDKFIYTELLRDDAEPAEVEVPTSAPATTQAPAATPEAKPAAQPTPAKVKPQKVPVDFIAKVIDDNSDEDGWCHLGALGTNISKLRSDFDARMYGHKKLSDLIKAQNGRFELKVLGVTATGGQALAVRNRKSSK; from the coding sequence ATGGCCAGTGCCGCCCCGAAACCCCGCCAGCAGAAACACCTCGCCGTACTGATCGATGCCGACAATGCATCGGCTGCCATCGTTGAAGGGTTGTTCGAGGAAATTGCCAAGTTCGGCATCGCCAGCGTCAAGCGCATCTATGGCGACTGGACGCTGCCCAACCTGGGTGGCTGGAAGAAGGTGTTGCTGGAGTATTCGATCCAGCCGATGCAGCAGTTCGCCTATACCACCGGCAAGAACGCCACTGACAGCTCGCTGATCATCGATGCCATGGACCTGCTCTACACCCGGCGTTTCGACGGGTTCTGCCTGGTTTCCAGCGACAGCGACTTCACTCGCCTGGCCGCGCGCCTGCGTGAGGAAGGGCTGGAAGTGATCGGCTTTGGTGAGCAGAAGACGCCCAAGCCCTTCGTTTCCGCCTGCGACAAGTTCATCTACACCGAGTTGCTGCGTGACGATGCCGAGCCTGCCGAGGTGGAAGTCCCTACTAGTGCACCAGCGACCACGCAGGCGCCAGCCGCCACGCCGGAAGCCAAACCTGCCGCGCAACCCACGCCGGCCAAGGTCAAACCGCAGAAAGTTCCGGTGGACTTCATTGCCAAGGTGATCGATGACAACTCGGACGAGGATGGCTGGTGTCACCTGGGGGCGCTCGGTACAAATATCAGCAAGCTGCGCTCGGACTTCGATGCCCGTATGTACGGGCACAAAAAGCTCAGCGATTTGATCAAAGCGCAGAACGGTCGCTTCGAGCTTAAAGTTTTAGGTGTCACCGCCACTGGCGGACAGGCACTTGCCGTGCGTAATCGCAAATCGAGCAAGTAA
- a CDS encoding gamma-glutamyl-gamma-aminobutyrate hydrolase family protein: MIGLPLCRWQLTSRDIGWFHLVGEKYIHAVTGFGAFPLMIPAFGDDLDMETVLDSVSGIMFGGSLSNVHPSCYGDDHPGLGLADQPRDDTVLRLMRACIERGIPFLGICRGVQELNVLYGGTLHREVHEVPGRLDHREVKDVPDDVAYGPIHKVALTEGGVLHKLLGERQIEVNSLHGQGIDRLGEGLQVEAVCEDGQIEAVSVIGAKAFAVGVQWHPEYRYWEKADYNALIGAFHEAAREYQASKLVKRREAVGV, from the coding sequence ATGATTGGCCTTCCCCTGTGCCGCTGGCAGCTGACGAGTCGTGATATCGGCTGGTTCCATCTGGTGGGCGAGAAGTACATTCACGCGGTCACCGGCTTCGGCGCCTTCCCGCTGATGATTCCGGCCTTCGGCGACGATCTGGACATGGAGACCGTGCTCGACAGCGTCTCCGGCATCATGTTCGGCGGCTCGCTGTCCAACGTGCACCCCAGCTGCTACGGCGACGACCACCCCGGCCTGGGCCTGGCCGACCAACCCCGCGATGACACCGTGCTACGCCTGATGCGCGCCTGTATCGAGCGCGGCATTCCCTTCCTCGGCATCTGCCGTGGCGTGCAGGAACTCAACGTGCTGTACGGAGGCACCCTGCACCGTGAAGTGCATGAGGTGCCGGGTCGCCTGGATCACCGCGAAGTAAAAGACGTGCCGGACGACGTGGCCTACGGCCCGATCCACAAGGTCGCCCTGACCGAGGGCGGCGTGCTGCACAAGCTGCTCGGCGAGCGCCAGATCGAGGTCAATTCGCTGCATGGGCAGGGCATCGACCGCCTGGGTGAGGGGCTACAGGTCGAGGCGGTGTGTGAGGACGGGCAGATCGAGGCAGTCAGCGTGATTGGCGCCAAGGCGTTTGCTGTCGGCGTGCAGTGGCACCCGGAGTATCGCTATTGGGAGAAGGCGGATTACAACGCGCTGATTGGGGCGTTTCATGAGGCGGCGAGGGAGTATCAGGCTAGTAAGCTGGTAAAGCGCAGGGAGGCAGTAGGAGTCTGA
- a CDS encoding reverse transcriptase domain-containing protein produces MSTKLGAIHQESKGIPQGSPISALLSNIYLLNFDKSIKQFVTKNNGKYYRYCDDMLLIVPTRLHRKTEDFIYSEIGKIKLEIQKEKNEVRFFKTSPTGPYSSRPLQYLGFTYDGRNALIRSASLARYYERANRGVRLAKATMEKYNTLRIERGELPTPLHLKKLYKKYSHLGRRNFLSYGYKASKIMNSKSIKKQLRPHWERLQQKISEEHK; encoded by the coding sequence GTGTCTACGAAACTAGGGGCGATTCATCAAGAATCAAAAGGAATCCCTCAAGGCTCGCCAATTAGCGCACTTCTGTCCAACATATATTTGCTAAATTTCGACAAATCTATTAAGCAGTTCGTAACAAAAAACAATGGCAAATATTACAGATACTGCGATGACATGCTATTAATAGTACCAACAAGACTTCACAGAAAAACAGAAGACTTCATTTATTCCGAGATAGGAAAAATAAAATTAGAAATACAGAAAGAAAAGAATGAGGTCAGATTTTTCAAAACAAGCCCAACAGGGCCTTACTCTAGCAGACCCCTGCAGTACCTAGGCTTCACTTATGACGGAAGAAACGCACTGATTCGCTCAGCCTCCTTGGCACGATATTATGAAAGAGCCAATCGCGGTGTACGCCTAGCAAAAGCAACTATGGAAAAGTACAACACACTGCGAATTGAGCGCGGCGAGCTTCCAACGCCACTTCATCTGAAAAAACTCTACAAAAAATATTCACACTTAGGCCGTCGCAATTTTCTAAGCTACGGATACAAAGCTTCCAAAATAATGAATTCAAAATCCATAAAAAAACAATTGCGCCCACACTGGGAACGCCTGCAACAAAAAATATCTGAAGAACATAAATAA
- a CDS encoding IS3 family transposase (programmed frameshift): protein MSNQRYPEEFKIEAVKHITERGLRVADVAERLGVSAHSLYAWVKRYSKPQAQRQQVDDQQAELRRLRAELKRVTEERDIPKKGRRVLCQGVRLKYAVIRKLSVEYPVRRLCQTLKVHPSGYYAWLAEPKSARAKEDQRLLGLIKHAWLESGGVYGYRKIHDDLRELGESCGRHRVARLMRREGLRSQTGYRRRPGYYGGKPTVASPNRLERQFNVSEPNKVWVTDITYIRTYEGWLYLAVVLDLFSRQVIGWSMKPRMCSDLAIDALLMAVWRRKPKQEVMIHSDQGSQFSSSDWQSFLKANNLISSMSRRGNCHDNAVAESFFQLLKRERIRRKTYGTREEARSDVFDYIEMFYNPKRRHSSAMQLSPVEFEKRYFQSLESV, encoded by the exons ATGAGCAACCAGCGTTACCCCGAAGAATTCAAGATCGAAGCGGTCAAGCATATTACCGAGCGCGGCTTGCGCGTTGCCGATGTGGCCGAGCGTCTAGGCGTGTCCGCACACAGCCTGTACGCCTGGGTAAAGCGCTACAGCAAGCCGCAAGCACAGCGGCAGCAGGTAGATGATCAGCAGGCCGAACTGCGTCGCCTGCGTGCCGAACTCAAGCGAGTGACTGAAGAGCGAGACATCC CTAAAAAAGGCCGCCGCGTACTTTGCCAAGGAGTCCGGCTGAAGTACGCCGTTATCAGAAAGCTGTCGGTGGAGTACCCGGTGCGGCGCCTCTGCCAGACCCTCAAGGTGCATCCCAGCGGTTACTACGCCTGGCTGGCCGAGCCGAAATCCGCGCGTGCCAAGGAAGATCAGCGTCTGCTGGGCTTGATCAAGCATGCCTGGTTGGAAAGCGGCGGGGTCTACGGCTACCGCAAGATCCACGACGACCTGCGTGAGCTGGGCGAGTCTTGTGGCCGGCACCGTGTGGCTCGCCTGATGAGGAGAGAGGGACTGCGCTCGCAGACCGGTTATCGCCGGCGCCCCGGGTACTACGGTGGCAAGCCGACGGTGGCCTCGCCCAACCGTCTGGAGCGGCAGTTCAATGTCAGTGAACCGAACAAGGTCTGGGTCACCGACATCACTTACATCCGCACGTATGAGGGCTGGTTGTACTTGGCGGTGGTGCTGGATCTGTTTTCTCGCCAAGTGATCGGCTGGTCGATGAAGCCTCGGATGTGCAGCGACCTGGCCATCGATGCGTTGCTGATGGCGGTGTGGCGGCGCAAGCCCAAGCAGGAAGTGATGATCCATTCCGACCAGGGCAGCCAGTTCAGCAGCTCGGACTGGCAGAGTTTCCTCAAGGCCAACAACCTGATCAGCAGCATGAGCCGACGCGGTAACTGTCACGACAACGCGGTCGCGGAAAGCTTTTTCCAGTTGCTGAAGCGGGAACGCATCCGACGGAAAACCTACGGAACCCGTGAAGAAGCCCGCAGTGATGTGTTCGATTACATCGAGATGTTCTATAACCCCAAGCGCCGGCACAGCAGCGCTATGCAGCTATCGCCAGTGGAGTTTGAAAAGCGCTATTTCCAGAGCTTGGAGAGTGTCTAG